In Denticeps clupeoides chromosome 1, fDenClu1.1, whole genome shotgun sequence, a single window of DNA contains:
- the lbh gene encoding protein LBH gives MTEVFSGGATEDMRLCPSKDHLTVQIFPDPSDFQRCCKLKDRLPSIVVEVTDGEVESGELRWPPEEFIHHEGREEKVENVTAEKFQNGPSEQSSQY, from the exons ATGACTGAGGTGTTCAGCGGTGGCGCTACCGAGGACATGAGACTCTGTCCCAGCAAAGACCACCTCACCGTGCAA ATCTTTCCAGACCCCTCAGACTTTCAGCGCTGCTGCAAGCTGAAAGACCGACTGCCATCCATCGTGGTGGAAGTAACGGACGGGGAGGTGGAAAGCGGGGAGCTGCGCTGGCCTCCAGAGGAATTCATCCATCACGAGGGGCGGGAGGAGAAGGTGGAAAATGTAACCGCTGAGAAGTTCCAGAATGGACCGTCAGAGCAGAGCTCTCAGTACTAG
- the slc30a10 gene encoding calcium/manganese antiporter SLC30A10 isoform X1, translating to MGRYTGKTCRLIFMLVITVVLFVAEIVAGYVGNSIALVSDAFNMLSDLVSLCVGLAASRLSRRAGSGRATYGLSRAEVVGALANAVFLVGLSISVSMESLKRLARPEPITNPALVLVVGGLGLGANVLGLLIFQDFRRCCGRCRSRSRAGAEDKGGEADASECPAGEEEPKNEGQTLNIRGVLLHVLNDALGSVVVVVAASLFYVWPLEEEAGCNWQCYVDASLTLIMVAIIMSSAAPLLRETIGILMQMSPPDLPLAALLEKVLQLDGVQGVHEAHVWELSRGRVVATLHVRCPPELRGPAFSTLSLRIREIFHYAGVHSLTLQAEFEEPLLWDGVCAAPCLDSSCLSQSCCPAPPSGDPECKANGPLSLPPTEVTVDVQESAKTLLNEKGDAESPLQTTKF from the exons ATGGGCCGCTACACCGGGAAGACGTGCCGCCTGATCTTCATGCTCGTCATCACCGTCGTGCTGTTCGTGGCGGAGATCGTGGCGGGCTACGTGGGCAACTCCATCGCGCTGGTGTCGGACGCCTTCAACATGCTGTCCGACCTCGTGTCGCTGTGCGTCGGCCTGGCGGCGTCCCGGCTGTCGCGGCGCGCCGGCTCGGGCCGCGCCACCTACGGGCTGTCCCGGGCCGAGGTGGTCGGGGCGCTGGCCAACGCCGTGTTCCTGGTGGGGCTCAGCATCTCGGTGTCGATGGAGTCGCTGAAGCGCCTCGCCCGGCCGGAGCCCATCACGAACCCGGCGCTGGTGCTGGTGGTCGGGGGTCTGGGTCTGGGGGCGAACGTGCTCGGGCTGCTCATCTTCCAGGACTTCCGGCGGTGCTGCGGCCGGtgccggagccggagccgggCGGGCGCGGAGGACAAGGGCGGAGAAGCAG ATGCATCTGAATGTCCGGCTGGGGAGGAGGAGCCGAAGAACGAAGGCCAGACCCTCAACATCAGAG GCGTGCTGCTCCACGTGCTGAACGACGCCCTGGGCtccgtggtggtggtggtggccgcGTCGCTGTTCTACGTTTGGCCGCTGGAGGAGGAGGCCGGATGCAACTGGCAGTGTTACGTGGACGCCAGCCTGACGCTCATCATGGTCGCCATCATCATGTCGTCCGCCGCGCCGCTCCTGCGCGAAACGATCGGCATCCTGATGCAGATGAGCCCGCCCGACCTGCCGCTGGCTGCACTGT TGGAGAAGGTCTTGCAGCTGGACGGGGTGCAGGGCGTCCACGAGGCCCACGTCTGGGAGCTGAGCCGCGGACGCGTGGTGGCCACGCTGCACGTCCGCTGCCCCCCCGAGCTGCGGGGCCCCGCCTTCTCGACGCTGTCCCTCAGGATCCGCGAGATCTTCCACTACGCCGGCGTCCACAGCCTCACGCTGCAGGCGGAGTTCGAGGAACCCTTGCTGTGGGACGGCGTGTGCGCCGCCCCCTGCCTGGACTCCTCCTGTCTCAGCCAGTCCTGCTGCCCTGCGCCGCCCTCCGGTGACCCCGAGTGTAAAGCCAACGGGCCCTTGAGCCTGCCACCCACAGAGGTGACCGTGGACGTTCAGGAGAGCGCCAAAACTCTGCTGAATGAGAAGGGCGACGCGGAGTCCCCCCTGCAGACCACCAAGTTCTGA
- the slc30a10 gene encoding calcium/manganese antiporter SLC30A10 isoform X2, translated as MGRYTGKTCRLIFMLVITVVLFVAEIVAGYVGNSIALVSDAFNMLSDLVSLCVGLAASRLSRRAGSGRATYGLSRAEVVGALANAVFLVGLSISVSMESLKRLARPEPITNPALVLVVGGLGLGANVLGLLIFQDFRRCCGRCRSRSRAGAEDKGGEAGASLRNASECPAGEEEPKNEGQTLNIRGVLLHVLNDALGSVVVVVAASLFYVWPLEEEAGCNWQCYVDASLTLIMVAIIMSSAAPLLRETIGILMQMSPPDLPLAALLEKVLQLDGVQGVHEAHVWELSRGRVVATLHVRCPPELRGPAFSTLSLRIREIFHYAGVHSLTLQAEFEEPLLWDGVCAAPCLDSSCLSQSCCPAPPSGDPECKANGPLSLPPTEVTVDVQESAKTLLNEKGDAESPLQTTKF; from the exons ATGGGCCGCTACACCGGGAAGACGTGCCGCCTGATCTTCATGCTCGTCATCACCGTCGTGCTGTTCGTGGCGGAGATCGTGGCGGGCTACGTGGGCAACTCCATCGCGCTGGTGTCGGACGCCTTCAACATGCTGTCCGACCTCGTGTCGCTGTGCGTCGGCCTGGCGGCGTCCCGGCTGTCGCGGCGCGCCGGCTCGGGCCGCGCCACCTACGGGCTGTCCCGGGCCGAGGTGGTCGGGGCGCTGGCCAACGCCGTGTTCCTGGTGGGGCTCAGCATCTCGGTGTCGATGGAGTCGCTGAAGCGCCTCGCCCGGCCGGAGCCCATCACGAACCCGGCGCTGGTGCTGGTGGTCGGGGGTCTGGGTCTGGGGGCGAACGTGCTCGGGCTGCTCATCTTCCAGGACTTCCGGCGGTGCTGCGGCCGGtgccggagccggagccgggCGGGCGCGGAGGACAAGGGCGGAGAAGCAGGTGCGTCACTCCGGA ATGCATCTGAATGTCCGGCTGGGGAGGAGGAGCCGAAGAACGAAGGCCAGACCCTCAACATCAGAG GCGTGCTGCTCCACGTGCTGAACGACGCCCTGGGCtccgtggtggtggtggtggccgcGTCGCTGTTCTACGTTTGGCCGCTGGAGGAGGAGGCCGGATGCAACTGGCAGTGTTACGTGGACGCCAGCCTGACGCTCATCATGGTCGCCATCATCATGTCGTCCGCCGCGCCGCTCCTGCGCGAAACGATCGGCATCCTGATGCAGATGAGCCCGCCCGACCTGCCGCTGGCTGCACTGT TGGAGAAGGTCTTGCAGCTGGACGGGGTGCAGGGCGTCCACGAGGCCCACGTCTGGGAGCTGAGCCGCGGACGCGTGGTGGCCACGCTGCACGTCCGCTGCCCCCCCGAGCTGCGGGGCCCCGCCTTCTCGACGCTGTCCCTCAGGATCCGCGAGATCTTCCACTACGCCGGCGTCCACAGCCTCACGCTGCAGGCGGAGTTCGAGGAACCCTTGCTGTGGGACGGCGTGTGCGCCGCCCCCTGCCTGGACTCCTCCTGTCTCAGCCAGTCCTGCTGCCCTGCGCCGCCCTCCGGTGACCCCGAGTGTAAAGCCAACGGGCCCTTGAGCCTGCCACCCACAGAGGTGACCGTGGACGTTCAGGAGAGCGCCAAAACTCTGCTGAATGAGAAGGGCGACGCGGAGTCCCCCCTGCAGACCACCAAGTTCTGA
- the lclat1 gene encoding lysocardiolipin acyltransferase 1, which yields MALPSVRGVCFLATLFLGSFFGSVFMLGPVLPLMLLSPAWYRWLTDRIVATWLTLPVALLELVFGVKVVISGDGFVPGERSVIVMNHRTRLDWMFLWCCLLRYSYLRQEKICLKAALKAVPGFGWAMQVASFIFIHRRWEDDRGHMTNMLDYFCHIREPLQLLLFPEGTDLTDNTLTRSHQFAEKNGLPQYEYVLHPRTTGFTFIVDSLRRGNSLDAVHDITVAYPQNIPQTERHLLLGLFPREIHFHVRRHPASSLPTQEAALQTWCKERWAEKEQRLREFYSLSPRRFPSPEARVPPCKSELHVAVVKSVSLLYWSAFIVLSFAGLWLCTSLRLYFLFMLLFFLGQQKVFGGVELMELACHRHWAGGNHRDGTSRQKGPAGSSPEKAE from the exons ATGGCGCTGCCCTCGGTGAGGGGCGTGTGTTTCCTGGCGACCCTTTTCCTGGGCAGCTTTTTCGGCAGCGTCTTCATGCTGGGACCGGTGCTGCCCCTCATGCTTCTGTCCCCTGCGTGGTACCGCTGGCTGACCGACCGCATCGTTGCCACCTGGCTCACGCTACCAGTG GCGCTGCTGGAGTTGGTGTTCGGGGTGAAGGTGGTCATCAGCGGCGACGGCTTCGTTCCCGGCGAGCGCAGCGTCATCGTCATGAACCACCGGACCCGCCTGGACTGGATGTTCCTGTGGTGCTGCCTGCTGCGTTACAGCTACCTGCGGCAGGAGAAGATCTGCCTCAAGGCCGCGCTCAAGGCGGTCCCCGGCTTTG GCTGGGCTATGCAGGTCGCCTCTTTCATTTTCATCCACCGGCGATGGGAGGACGAccgtggtcacatgaccaacatGTTGGACTACTTCTGTCACATCCGAGAACCCCTGCAACTGTTGCTGTTCCCCGAGGGAACCGACCTTACAG ATAACACGCTCACTCGTAGCCACCAGTTTGCTGAGAAGAACGGCCTGCCGCAGTACGAGTACGTCCTCCACCCCCGCACCACTGGCTTCACCTTCATTGTGGACAGCTTgcgcagag GAAACAGCCTGGACGCAGTTCATGACATCACAGTGGCGTATCCCCAGAACATCCCTCAGACGGAGCGCCACCTGCTGCTGGGCCTGTTCCCGCGCGAGATCCACTTCCACGTGCGCCGCCACCCGGCGTCCTCCCTGCCGACGCAGGAGGCGGCCCTGCAGACCTGGTGTAAGGAGCGCTGGGCGGAGAAGGAGCAGCGGCTGAGGGAGTTCTACAGCCTGTCCCCGCGCAGGTTCCCGTCCCCGGAGGCGCGGGTGCCGCCGTGCAAGTCGGAGCTGCACGTCGCCGTGGTGAAGTCCGTCTCGCTGCTGTACTGGAGCGCCTTCATCGTGCTGTCCTTCGCCGGACTCTGGCTCTGCACGTCCCTCCGCCTCTACTTCCTCTTCATGCTGCTCTTCTTCCTGGGCCAGCAGAAGGTCTTCGGAGGGGTCGAGCTGATGGAGCTGGCGTGTCATCGCCACTGGGCTGGTGGGAACCATAGAGACGGCACAAGCCGACAGAAGGGACCAGCAGGGAGCTCGCCAGAGAAGGCGGAATAA